In Solidesulfovibrio sp., the following proteins share a genomic window:
- a CDS encoding FUSC family protein — translation MPVKRRIPVAKLLRHVQHSGLRHALRTATAAVVTLAVVTALRLPQGYWAVVTAVIVMQANLGGSIQASWARLAGTAIGAVSGALAASLGGQAWYAVGGAVFVTLAACTGVARLRESSRVAGITAVIVILGGHPGASAWQPGLDRFLEISLGILTALAVSVFVLPSRASRALDHGLAAIFEDVAACFALVVEGRLHEESVERRVFALKDRILRTLARCRELRREAGAEGVSGEAEAQRAMLLFRAERLFEHVLAMDHVATEWRGKGLHRHLPGELAGLEAATAEVLTGLGAHLRRREPLPDLARLGESVKAAREKLAAMRRERAPAAYDLSEVMHFFSFMHGMLSCAADAGEIVRRLRAAGDD, via the coding sequence CTGCGCACCGCCACGGCCGCCGTGGTCACCCTGGCCGTGGTTACGGCCCTGAGGCTCCCCCAGGGCTACTGGGCCGTGGTCACGGCCGTCATCGTCATGCAGGCCAACCTCGGCGGCTCCATCCAGGCCTCCTGGGCGCGCCTGGCCGGCACGGCCATCGGCGCCGTGTCCGGGGCGCTGGCCGCCTCTCTCGGCGGGCAGGCCTGGTACGCGGTGGGCGGGGCGGTGTTCGTCACCCTGGCCGCCTGCACGGGGGTGGCCAGGCTGCGGGAGAGCTCCCGCGTGGCCGGCATCACGGCCGTCATCGTCATCCTGGGCGGCCATCCCGGGGCGTCGGCCTGGCAACCGGGCCTGGACCGCTTCCTCGAAATATCCCTCGGCATCCTCACCGCCCTGGCCGTATCGGTTTTCGTGCTGCCTTCCCGGGCCAGCCGGGCCCTGGACCACGGCCTGGCCGCCATCTTCGAGGACGTGGCCGCCTGTTTCGCCCTGGTGGTGGAGGGGCGGCTCCACGAGGAGTCCGTCGAGCGGCGGGTGTTCGCCCTCAAGGACCGCATCCTGCGCACCCTGGCCCGCTGCCGGGAGCTGCGCCGCGAGGCCGGGGCGGAGGGCGTAAGCGGCGAGGCGGAGGCCCAGCGGGCCATGCTCCTTTTCCGGGCCGAGCGGCTCTTCGAGCACGTCCTGGCCATGGACCACGTGGCGACCGAATGGCGGGGCAAGGGGCTGCACCGCCACCTGCCCGGGGAGTTGGCCGGGCTCGAAGCGGCCACCGCCGAGGTCCTGACGGGGCTTGGCGCCCACCTGCGCCGCCGCGAGCCCCTGCCTGACCTGGCGCGGCTCGGCGAAAGCGTCAAGGCCGCCCGGGAAAAGCTCGCCGCCATGCGCCGCGAACGCGCCCCGGCCGCCTACGACCTCAGCGAAGTCATGCACTTTTTCAGCTTCATGCACGGCATGCTCTCCTGCGCCGCCGACGCCGGCGAGATCGTGCGGCGCCTGCGCGCCGCCGGGGACGACTAG
- a CDS encoding DUF58 domain-containing protein → MQVSALLAAARRVRLTGFSPARDALAGGYRSAYRGYGLEYEESREYAPGDDAAALDWKVTARLSRPFVKRFREERARTVMLAVDVSASMAAGTGPGDTAFAAALAAVILARSAAANRDRVGLVLFSDRVEAFVPPGKGPGQERGVAAVLAGAAPRGRGTDPRPALALVAAALAHRSPVFLVSDFAGADFAAALGSLAARHDVTAVVVGGAGQEFSPPRGILTVADVETGRRLTIDCAGQAARAKLAAVRREARQATLVALRRAGAGVVEIDPAAHPGPALAAHFRRRARPAGYASPDRRSTPHG, encoded by the coding sequence ATGCAGGTCTCTGCCCTTCTGGCCGCCGCGCGCCGCGTGCGCCTGACCGGCTTTTCCCCGGCCCGGGACGCCCTGGCCGGCGGCTACCGTTCGGCCTACCGGGGATATGGCCTCGAATACGAGGAATCCCGGGAATACGCGCCCGGCGACGATGCGGCGGCCCTGGACTGGAAGGTCACGGCCCGGCTTTCGCGTCCCTTTGTCAAGCGCTTTCGCGAGGAGCGCGCCCGCACGGTCATGCTGGCCGTGGACGTGAGCGCCTCCATGGCCGCCGGCACGGGGCCGGGCGACACGGCCTTCGCCGCGGCCCTGGCCGCCGTCATCCTGGCCCGAAGCGCGGCGGCCAACCGCGACCGGGTGGGGTTGGTGCTTTTTTCCGACCGCGTGGAGGCGTTTGTCCCGCCCGGCAAGGGGCCGGGCCAGGAGCGGGGCGTGGCCGCCGTCCTGGCCGGAGCCGCGCCCCGGGGACGCGGCACCGACCCCCGGCCGGCCCTGGCCCTGGTCGCGGCCGCGTTGGCCCATCGCAGTCCGGTCTTTCTCGTCTCCGACTTCGCGGGCGCCGATTTCGCCGCCGCCCTGGGCAGCCTCGCCGCGCGCCACGACGTCACGGCCGTGGTCGTCGGCGGGGCGGGCCAGGAATTTTCCCCGCCACGGGGCATCCTGACCGTGGCCGATGTCGAGACGGGCCGGCGCCTGACCATCGACTGCGCCGGCCAGGCCGCCCGGGCCAAGCTGGCCGCCGTCCGGCGGGAGGCGCGCCAGGCGACCCTGGTCGCCCTGCGCCGGGCCGGGGCCGGGGTGGTGGAAATCGATCCCGCCGCCCATCCCGGGCCGGCCCTGGCCGCCCATTTCCGCCGTCGCGCCCGGCCGGCCGGCTACGCGTCGCCGGACCGTCGGAGCACGCCCCATGGATGA
- a CDS encoding DUF4381 family protein — MDDIRDIKGPVPVPEPAGPGGLLAGLGLAALCGLAVWRWRRRRLRPGRPALRAAVRALDALEGEGGALADRDHYFRLAEVVRRILAVRLGEAATAMTTAELEPLLTRLAPDMAAEAAALLARAEAVCYAGLAVDAQARRSDGQTARRLATAPLP, encoded by the coding sequence ATGGATGACATCCGCGACATCAAGGGGCCGGTCCCCGTGCCCGAGCCGGCCGGCCCGGGCGGCCTGCTCGCCGGCCTGGGCCTGGCCGCCCTGTGCGGCCTGGCCGTGTGGCGCTGGCGGCGAAGGCGCCTTCGGCCCGGCCGGCCGGCCCTTCGGGCGGCGGTGCGCGCCCTGGACGCGCTCGAAGGCGAGGGCGGCGCCCTGGCCGACCGGGACCATTATTTCCGCCTGGCCGAGGTCGTGCGCCGCATCCTGGCCGTGCGCCTGGGAGAGGCGGCCACGGCCATGACCACGGCCGAGCTGGAACCGTTGCTCACGCGGCTTGCCCCGGACATGGCCGCCGAAGCCGCCGCGCTGCTGGCGCGCGCCGAGGCCGTCTGCTACGCCGGCCTGGCCGTGGACGCCCAGGCGCGCCGCAGCGACGGCCAAACCGCCAGGCGCCTGGCCACGGCGCCCCTTCCGTGA
- a CDS encoding VWA domain-containing protein has translation MIGLAHPQALWGLLALPLALLARRLRPAPALPVADIGPWRAGARPAMRSHAPMACRLLGLAALVFALAGPRLAGEAVSYRGRGADIMLAIDLSESMGALDMALGDRTVSRLEAVVGQVERFARARPGDRVGLVAFGSRAYVVMPPSADREALARALTRLAVGAAGRRTAMGDAVALAVKRLDGAPGLARAVVVFGDGRSNAGELRPETAALAAADRGVVVHAVGVGGDGPAPFLVNHPLLGQEIVREDATVDTASLTALARATGGVFARADDPAALSRAIDTASARTPSDMVPVSRAEDTPLAPLAVALAVCLLVAWAGLSATRLPRLP, from the coding sequence GTGATCGGCCTGGCCCATCCCCAGGCCCTGTGGGGGCTGTTGGCCCTGCCCCTGGCGCTTTTGGCCCGGCGGCTGCGGCCGGCCCCGGCCCTGCCCGTGGCCGACATCGGCCCCTGGCGCGCCGGCGCCCGGCCGGCAATGCGGTCGCATGCGCCCATGGCCTGCCGCCTGCTGGGGCTGGCCGCGCTCGTTTTCGCCCTGGCCGGGCCGCGCCTGGCCGGGGAGGCCGTGAGCTACCGGGGGCGGGGCGCGGACATCATGCTGGCCATCGATTTGTCCGAATCCATGGGCGCCCTGGACATGGCCCTGGGCGACCGCACGGTCAGCCGCCTGGAAGCCGTGGTGGGCCAGGTCGAGCGTTTCGCCCGGGCCCGGCCCGGGGACCGCGTCGGCCTGGTGGCCTTCGGCAGCCGGGCCTACGTCGTCATGCCGCCAAGCGCCGACCGCGAGGCCCTGGCCCGCGCCTTGACCCGGCTGGCCGTGGGCGCGGCCGGTCGGCGCACGGCCATGGGCGATGCCGTGGCCCTGGCCGTCAAGCGCCTGGACGGGGCGCCGGGGCTGGCCAGGGCGGTGGTCGTTTTCGGCGACGGCCGCTCCAACGCCGGGGAGCTTCGCCCCGAGACGGCCGCCCTGGCCGCCGCCGACCGGGGCGTGGTCGTCCACGCCGTGGGCGTGGGCGGCGACGGGCCGGCCCCGTTTCTGGTCAACCATCCCCTGCTCGGCCAGGAGATCGTGCGCGAGGACGCGACCGTGGACACGGCCTCCCTGACCGCGCTGGCCAGGGCCACGGGCGGGGTGTTTGCCCGGGCCGACGATCCGGCCGCCCTGTCCCGGGCCATCGACACCGCGAGCGCGCGCACGCCAAGCGACATGGTCCCCGTGTCCCGGGCCGAGGACACGCCGTTGGCCCCCCTGGCCGTGGCCCTGGCCGTGTGTCTGCTCGTGGCCTGGGCCGGGCTTTCCGCCACGCGCTTGCCGAGGTTGCCATGA
- a CDS encoding VWA domain-containing protein, giving the protein MMFARPQWLALLAAVPLAAWFVWLGARSRRLAAAVFPGLGRGPGRGLKNTLFLSGLACLCLAAAGPGGQSEPARPAPVGRLSLIVALDCSRSMLARDLPPDRLAAAKALVLEVLSRLPQAEVGLVGFAGRAWLACPLTRDRAGLALFLEGLSPAAAPLGGTSIPAALEASRLALAGAEAGAVLLVSDGEDTLAPREGGQRRPGGPPVATVAVGGPVPVAVPVAAGKAGLLRDATGAPVLVGVGAASLAALARETGGQAFRLAPDAPDPGPAIAAALAALAPSAGDAEAPGQAGDRTAFFCLVGLALLLADLSLRPRAGATLGLCLCLGLAGPGLALAGSAAAQVRAFVNRGLDAFAAGDDAAALEAFLRARVLAPDSPELLFDVGAASYRLGRFARAGECFARAAAVATSPTLRAKALYNQGNAAFRQGDADAAMALYEAALAVDPADADARANLDWLRQRRQARQPEPDTGEAGKDSGQTPPAQAGGRGQADRPGQAPSAQGRDDGGGDEARQADETPQAPGRPGPAAPDTRAAPLAAEKGRKAGEKRAVAPGGADDPILSRVPDLAGLPETSGYGRPNVEKDW; this is encoded by the coding sequence ATGATGTTCGCCCGGCCGCAGTGGCTCGCCTTGCTGGCGGCCGTGCCCCTGGCCGCCTGGTTTGTCTGGCTGGGGGCGCGCTCGCGTCGCCTGGCGGCCGCCGTTTTTCCCGGGCTTGGCCGAGGGCCCGGACGGGGCCTCAAAAACACCTTGTTCCTGTCGGGACTTGCCTGCCTGTGTCTGGCCGCCGCCGGGCCGGGCGGACAAAGCGAACCGGCCCGGCCGGCGCCGGTCGGGCGGCTGTCGCTGATCGTCGCCCTGGACTGCTCGCGCAGCATGCTGGCCCGGGATTTGCCTCCGGACCGGCTGGCCGCCGCCAAGGCCCTTGTCCTGGAGGTCCTTTCCCGGCTGCCGCAGGCCGAGGTGGGCCTGGTGGGCTTTGCCGGTCGGGCCTGGCTGGCCTGTCCGCTGACGCGGGACCGGGCCGGGCTGGCCCTTTTCCTGGAAGGGCTTTCCCCGGCGGCGGCGCCCCTTGGCGGCACCTCCATTCCGGCCGCCCTGGAAGCGTCCCGCCTGGCCCTGGCCGGGGCCGAGGCCGGGGCGGTGCTGCTCGTCTCCGACGGCGAGGACACGCTTGCCCCGCGCGAGGGCGGGCAGCGCCGGCCGGGCGGGCCGCCGGTGGCCACCGTGGCCGTGGGCGGCCCGGTGCCCGTGGCCGTGCCGGTGGCAGCGGGCAAGGCGGGCCTGCTGCGCGATGCCACGGGCGCGCCGGTCCTGGTCGGCGTGGGCGCGGCTTCGCTTGCGGCCCTGGCCCGGGAAACCGGCGGCCAGGCCTTCCGGTTGGCGCCGGACGCGCCCGATCCCGGGCCGGCCATCGCCGCCGCCCTGGCCGCCCTGGCCCCGTCGGCCGGGGATGCCGAAGCCCCCGGGCAAGCCGGGGATCGGACGGCCTTTTTTTGCCTTGTCGGCTTGGCCCTGCTGCTGGCCGACTTGAGTCTGCGGCCCAGGGCTGGGGCCACCCTTGGCCTGTGTCTTTGCCTCGGCCTGGCCGGGCCGGGGCTTGCCTTGGCCGGGTCCGCGGCGGCGCAGGTTCGGGCCTTCGTGAACCGAGGCCTCGACGCCTTTGCCGCCGGCGACGACGCGGCGGCCCTGGAGGCGTTCTTGCGTGCCCGGGTGCTCGCCCCGGACAGTCCGGAACTCCTGTTCGACGTCGGCGCGGCCAGCTACCGCCTGGGCCGCTTCGCCCGGGCCGGCGAATGCTTCGCCCGGGCGGCCGCCGTCGCGACCAGCCCGACCCTTCGGGCCAAGGCCCTGTACAACCAGGGCAATGCCGCCTTTCGCCAGGGCGACGCGGACGCGGCCATGGCGCTCTACGAAGCGGCCCTGGCCGTCGATCCCGCCGACGCCGACGCCCGGGCCAACCTGGACTGGCTGCGTCAGCGTCGCCAGGCCCGGCAACCCGAGCCGGACACCGGGGAGGCCGGCAAGGATTCGGGCCAGACGCCGCCGGCCCAGGCGGGCGGCCGGGGCCAGGCCGACCGTCCCGGCCAGGCGCCGTCGGCCCAGGGCCGCGATGACGGGGGCGGCGACGAGGCGCGGCAGGCCGACGAGACACCGCAGGCGCCCGGCCGCCCCGGCCCGGCCGCCCCGGACACGCGGGCCGCGCCCCTGGCCGCCGAAAAGGGCCGGAAAGCCGGCGAGAAACGGGCCGTGGCCCCCGGCGGCGCCGACGACCCCATCCTGTCGCGCGTGCCCGACCTGGCGGGGCTGCCCGAAACGTCGGGCTACGGCCGGCCGAACGTGGAGAAGGACTGGTGA
- a CDS encoding BatD family protein — MRRLLRRLLPCLPALVLAAVAAWAQGPAVTAEIDAREAVVGQGLTLRVTIPGREAAVIDIPELADWTVIARGRVVGARGGDGQAVSAYRFELIPRREGELTFPPLAVETGGARLATQPVGVRVHPRPSPPKGLAGRDLFLDATVSEASPYVGQTVVYTATLYRAVAASAVSLAPPAFPGFAAQPLPGQRDGELRLGGKAYAIAAVDYLLTPLRAGRESLAAPTARLRGLSGTTGETVVAGPGRELAVRELPAYAGPAPFTGLVGRMELASRLAVDAGEGGAVYELVLSGRGNLDAARPPALDAPAGLTVRGLAGQGEVTATPSGYAGSRVFRYAVTAVAAGAYTLPAVRLAVFDPEAAAYRLLEAPPRTYVAPPPAALAVPALHGAGEGAPAGPPALGWRMVWALFPPAAYGLTFWPRRRRAAGAAGEPDAVRAAEALRQVLARPASLGPEEGARAAAVLARLDRLLYAGGPAAPGELEEARREALALVRGIAS; from the coding sequence GTGAGGCGGCTGCTGCGGCGGTTGCTCCCGTGCCTGCCGGCCCTGGTGCTGGCGGCCGTGGCCGCCTGGGCGCAAGGGCCGGCGGTTACGGCCGAGATCGACGCCCGGGAGGCCGTGGTCGGCCAGGGCCTGACCCTGCGGGTGACCATCCCCGGCCGGGAGGCGGCGGTCATCGACATCCCGGAGCTCGCGGACTGGACCGTCATCGCGCGCGGGCGGGTGGTCGGCGCGCGCGGCGGCGACGGGCAGGCCGTCTCGGCCTACCGCTTCGAACTGATCCCCCGGCGGGAAGGCGAGCTGACCTTTCCCCCCCTGGCCGTGGAAACGGGCGGCGCCCGCCTGGCCACCCAGCCCGTCGGCGTGCGGGTGCACCCGCGCCCGTCGCCGCCCAAGGGCCTGGCCGGCCGCGACCTCTTCCTGGACGCCACCGTGTCCGAGGCCTCGCCCTACGTCGGCCAGACGGTGGTCTACACGGCAACCCTTTACCGGGCCGTGGCCGCCTCGGCCGTTTCCCTCGCCCCGCCGGCCTTTCCCGGCTTCGCCGCGCAACCCCTGCCCGGCCAGCGCGACGGCGAGCTGCGCCTGGGCGGCAAGGCCTATGCCATCGCTGCCGTGGATTATCTGCTCACCCCCCTGCGCGCGGGGCGCGAGTCCCTGGCCGCGCCCACGGCCCGCCTGCGCGGCCTGTCCGGCACGACCGGCGAGACCGTGGTGGCCGGCCCCGGCCGCGAACTGGCCGTGCGGGAACTGCCGGCCTATGCCGGCCCGGCGCCCTTCACGGGCCTGGTCGGGCGCATGGAACTGGCCTCGCGCCTGGCCGTCGACGCCGGGGAGGGCGGGGCGGTCTACGAACTCGTCCTGTCCGGCCGGGGCAACCTCGACGCGGCCCGGCCGCCGGCCCTGGACGCGCCGGCCGGGCTGACCGTCCGCGGGCTTGCCGGCCAGGGCGAGGTCACGGCCACGCCCTCGGGCTACGCCGGGAGCCGTGTCTTCCGCTATGCCGTAACCGCCGTGGCGGCCGGGGCCTACACCCTGCCTGCCGTGCGCCTGGCGGTCTTCGACCCCGAGGCCGCCGCCTACCGTCTCCTCGAAGCCCCGCCGCGAACCTACGTCGCGCCGCCGCCGGCCGCCCTGGCGGTGCCGGCCCTGCACGGGGCGGGGGAGGGCGCACCGGCCGGGCCGCCGGCCCTGGGCTGGCGGATGGTCTGGGCGCTGTTTCCGCCGGCCGCCTACGGCCTGACCTTTTGGCCGCGTCGCCGGCGGGCGGCGGGCGCGGCCGGGGAACCGGACGCCGTCCGGGCGGCCGAGGCCCTGCGCCAGGTCCTGGCCCGGCCCGCATCGCTCGGGCCGGAGGAGGGCGCCCGGGCGGCGGCGGTGTTGGCCCGCCTGGACAGGCTGCTCTATGCCGGCGGGCCGGCCGCGCCCGGGGAACTGGAGGAAGCCAGGCGGGAAGCCCTTGCCCTTGTCCGGGGAATTGCGTCATGA